From the Papaver somniferum cultivar HN1 chromosome 2, ASM357369v1, whole genome shotgun sequence genome, the window tcacttgaaaatggctttgacgaaaaatggtttgtgaataacaactatatacatcctctaagaatgtttcaatgattgaaatgagagtttagattatataaccattgttggatataagcattgtgtggtaacacatatatgcataagttcttattccttgaaccaaagtatgtgtactttgctgctcaggaaaaccagaacagagtccgcgaacccagtccacgtactgtcggaggttctcttcctgagaaaatcttatggagtttgtaaactatttaCGAACTTAttcagggtacttaagtccgcgtacttaggttggttattttctaaaaacgattattcattaacttatacttatattaacttaggaatgcaagtttgcaaaccgtggctataaagttcatgaatctattcgagtaaatcaaatcgtttttgcttcgattgtgtcttatatacttctataagatctaagcaattgaaaaactctctatctagttcatttgagtcatctgaactagttatggtaaagaagaacatggttgatatgaaaatgctcatatggctaaccatttggttaactactgttgaaccaacggatgtacatgtttgggtacagttacacaaacctaaaacgtgcatttcatttgtatatacaagctaagttttcgatctaacggttgaaacatattagcttgaatctaatcaggttttcatctaacgatgaatattgaatgctttgttactaagataacattgattgcaaaccctgatttgaaagactatataagggagaactctaacaactaggaaacctaatacctacacctcctgtgtgatactagttgtataagctagagtcgattctcctttaaccttaggtttctaccgagaccctgtaggttaacgacttgaagactttattgggattgtgaagccagaccgatactactttcttgtagttgtgtgatatgatcttgttgtttctatcgtattgagtacaatcgtaacgattagcttgagattgatatctccgataggcaagatataaaagtaatcacgaacgtcttcgtctcatcgtttttgattccacaatatcttgtcgattaagattattgtgaggtaattgataatactaggttgttcttcgggaatataagtctggattatcaattggttcctgttcaccttgatttatcaaaagacgaaacaaaactcgtaggtatttctgtgggagacagatttatctattaccgtagagtttctgtgtgatacatatttgtttattaaagtcttcgactttgggtcgtagcaactcttagttttgggagagatcagctaagggaatcaagtgcgtagtatcctgctgggatcagagacgtaaggagcgcaactgtaccttggataagtgtgagattgattggggttcaactacagtccagaccgaagttaatttgtagtaggctagtgtctgtagcggcttaatacaatgtgtgttcaatctggactaggtcccggggtttttctgcatttgcggtttcctcgttaataaaacttttggtatctgtgttatttattttccgcattatattttgttatataattgaaatatcacaggttgtgcgtttgaatcaatcaattagggaatccgacctttggttgttgattgaaattgattgatccttgaactttggtctttggtaccattcaagtgatttctcttgtattcgattagactcgtagatttctatttacttgagtaagaattgaatcgagaaggagagatataactctttgatatactttattaagattgagtctagttgattctcttgaaagtatattggagttagtccatacagatttctaatcgaaatattgggtgtggttgttgtacccccgctttttcaatttcaattatggTGTTACGACAATGTAAGAAAATAACAACAAGGTGTTGGTTATTTGGCATACAAATGGTGCAAAGCTAGAGGTGAGGTTTGCAATATTATTTGAGGCCAAATCTAGTGTAAGTCCTGTTATGTTGCTGAGTGCAACAAAGGATATAAGTTGTGGCGCATACACGATGGGTATGAAATGATAACGTGCATACCTTAACGCATGACATGTTTTTCCGTAGGCGCAACATGACTGAAGAAAAATGTTGAGTATTGTTAAGTTGCATGGTGCAACTAAAGTCGTAAGTTAAGACAATAAACTATGGCATTACTCATTATGATCAGTGGGAAATATCAATACTTGTGCATACTTAAGTGcaaatgattcaagtgaaattCAGGCCAAATTCAGGGAATTTACAAGAGGAATTTCAGTTTGAATTTGGGTATTGATATACGACTGGAGTTGGAGAGAAGGCCAACGTGACATCAAAAACACAAGTCAGTTGGATCAATGACAAAGTGCATAAGCTAGATGATGACATACAGTACTGGGCATAAATTTTTGGCAAGGACAAAGGCCAAATAAGTTCGCTGATTTCTGAGATAGGCTCACAAGCGTACAAGGTCAAAGAACAAGTATAACGAGTATATTTGGCTGCGTACAATGACGACATTGAACAAAATTGGTGGGGGAGGTTTGTTACAGTCCTAGTCAGTGAAGCGCTACCATGGCGTTACACTGCTATTAGTGTCCAAGCCGATCAAGCTTACGAGTTTGATGATGTACCGCCAGCATGACTGAGACAAGAAAGGCAACTCGACACATGCAATACTATgcgatagtgttgcatatccttgATTCATAGTTGGACCAGCTCAAGAAAGGAATTAGGGATACGACGCAAGTCATGAAATGGCTTAAGCATTGGACAATGACTGGACAATGCATATGCAATAGTGATGTTTCCAAATGCGACATTGTTGTCTATAGCTCGGAAAAAAGAATGCAAGTGATGCACTTTAAGTATGGAGCTGAGCCAAGCAACATATCAAGCCATGATTGTCATGACTTTATTCGGATGTTGGCATCAATATGAGTTAAGCGCATGGCCAGGATAATTATCGCTCCATGATGGTTGTGCATTGGCTCCGGTCAAGACAAATATAAAACCATCATGGTCCTGCATTGGCTCAGGCTGTCAGTTACAATTTTTATGCGTATCACACTCATGCTAGAGCAATAAATTGATTTGAGACGGTTATAAAGTGGCTTTATAATTGAGTTTGGCATTCCTTAACTGTCGAGCACTGTAAGACAACACAAAAGCTAGCAATTATAAAACATTGCatgcggttatggaaactaccccTTGGGCACTTGGATGTCCAAGGCGTATACACTCGGTTAGGCATGGTTTTTGGCTATGTAACTACTATATAAATAGTATGACAAGCATTTTAAATCAGTAGGCTTACAGAGAGGATAGTTAGTCTCATGTTTGAGAGAATAAGGCACCACTAAGAGAGTGATGACTTGTTTAGTCCATTGGTTGGGCAAAAGTTTTATAATCtttctttgatgcaataaaatgaatTTTTGCATTATGTCTTTATGTTTATTATAATGTTGATTTTGTGAGTTGGTCAATTCGATTGATAGCCTACTATGCTTACGGGGGGAGTTATggcgaaaagaaaaaatatttccatcGCAGAAAGTCTTAAAATTAAAGGCAGATAAATAATTTGATGCAAGTGTGCAAGGATGAGTATTTGTGGGAGAAGATGATTCACTAAATCAAAGTGTATTTCCAATCAAATCCCATGGAAAATTTTAGGCCGCAAAATCTTGACAGTACCCACCTTTAGCAATTCTGAGAGATTGCTCAGAGCAAGGGATATGGGTAGTGTCACTCCTTCAAAACAAAATAGGCACTACCAATTTGCTCTAATTAGAGGCTAATGTGGGTCACTTCCACCCCCAACTCGTTCACATACTCGTTCAGTTAAACGAGAGGTTGGTAGTGTAACACTAGACGAGGGACTGTAGGTTTCATTAATATCCGAACTCATTAGTTTACCCCCATCAATTTGAATGATCGGTCTCCATTCGGGGGAGGAATcgtctagaagaaaaaaaaactacacgAGGGCCAGTCTCCCGCCTAGAGAAAAAATTTGACATACACGGAAGACTGTCCCCCGCgtaacaattttttttatagtGGACGGGGGACTGTCTCtcgtttggttttaaaaaaaatcattgaATTTTTCTCGTTTTCCCATAGTATGTTCCGTTATTTGTTTTATCGTAGTATGTTCCGTTATTTGTTTCATCATCATTAACATCTCCGATGAATACTTCTCATTGGAACAGGTTGGGGTTTTCCCTATCTAACGCACATTACATTAAcaaacatcatcatcaccatcgtaGTATcagatcatcatcaacaacaataacaacagtTCTTTCAAACAATAAATGCAACTTCTTTTCCTAGAGATGAAAATGATAATGATGGGTCAACTAATCTATCTATGTATAACTTTGACctgaaatttgaaaattttcttgGTGTTTCTTCTATTACTCATGAATCTGCAGACAACAATAGCaataaaaagaacaacaacaataacaacacaAATAGTTCTACTTCGGATCAATATGAGATTATGACTTATCATTCAGAGTTGAAAACCATTGCTCCTAGTATCTTACGTGGGTATACTACTGATAATAACCACTATGAAAACTCCAGTTTTGATCATCATAATTTAGAAACTACAAACAATACGGGCACCACCACTGCCATGGTTGCAGCACCACTACCCGTGACGGTTACTGCTAATGCTGTTTCGAATTTTTTTATTGATAATTTAGGTCAAAGAACTTCGATTTATCGTGGAGCTACCAGGAAATTCTTTTTCGAGTTTTAATACCAGATGGGAGACAGTGTTCCGTCTGGATTTCTTTTTTCTTGGACTAGAGACAGTTTCGCGTATTGTTTCAGATTTTTTTATTACACGGGGTAATGCGTTTTTCTCATTTTCCCATGGTGGATTCAATACTAATTCATTTGAGCAAGTCCTCCTTCAACTAGTTAGTCTCATTTGTTCATTATCCATAGCCCCTGCAATCGGAGGAACTGGTGCCGTGATTTTACAAGGGGAAGGTTACTTTAGTAATTCACTGTATGCTTGCCTATACAAGACCCTACACGTCCACATGCCTTCCAAGTAACTCGGTTTTTGTTCCTCTTCCTTCTTTTCGATCGTCAAGTTAGTTGTTGCCACCGGCGACAAATATAAAATCTCCCCCTTTTAATGCGAACAAGCTTCCCGTGAAAATACTAACCATTTTTTGGTGTACCGCAGTACTTTGCGTACACCAACCGTATTTTTCAGCAAACACGGTTGTTACATCTGCCCTTGGATGGTTTTCATCTCCATATACATCCATTAAACTACGAAAGCAGAAACAATTCGTTTATATTATTTTTTGTCTTCCATCCACTTTTACAGACGAAAGTATTAATGATTAATTCAACTTGATTTTGATTTCAACTTTTCCCGCAAATCGAGTTTCGAACAACCAAAGTGGTATAATTTTGATTAGGGTTCATTTATTTCATTTTCTCCCCCAAACTTATTCTAGGGCAGCACCACAACAATTGATGATTCTGATAACCACCCAAGTCGAGTTCCAATTTCAATTCATTAATTCATCACCATTATTATCAGGTTGGTGTTCGATTTTGAAAAGTCAAAtgcttcatttttatttttttatttcgacATAGTGGAGAATGGCTGTGACATTTTTTTGCACGAACCCTGTTTGATAAAATCTTTCTCAATGTCTTCTTTGTTTTAATGCCTTGGTTAGTATACTTCGATAATGATTTGTTAATTCATATCGAGTGATGTAACGTTTACTTATTCTTTCATAAATGAAGGAGATAGTACAATCATCAGTTTAGCAGAACAAAAGATTTTGTTAATTATGTATACAAAATTCAGATGATTGGGATTGATACTTTACTTCCCATTTGCATGATATCATTTTtggagaaacatttgattctaaGAACAAACCCATATTATTAAAGAACAGTGGTTTGAATTGAGCGATTCTGTATTGTCATTATTATTTTGATATTTGCATTTGGATTGATTTGCACCCTGTTGTATAAGGTGAACCCGAAACAGAGATGGATACATCCCAAAGTGGTTTTTCCACTCGAAGAAACATGATGACCGAAGAACAACAAGACACTGAAAGAGAAAGGTGTCGTGTTGGCAAAAAAAATCGTCGATAAAACATGACGGATGAGGTGAAGTTGCTACAAAGGCGAAATCAACATAGAGCTATGCAGGCTAGGCAGCAAAAAGTGGAAAACAGAAATCATGAAAGCCTAAGATGAGTAAGTTCCAGCTTCAATGTACCTATCTGGGTTTTGGTTGCCTTCGTAAATTATATCACTTCTCTTTATTTGGTACTGATTTGTAGGCCTAGGCACTAACTCTTCCATGGAAGTCTTCGATACTTCGATGATTATACAATCTGAATTTCTTAATTATTATGTAGATATAGAGAAAGTATAAAAAGTGTACACCAAcgcatgtgcattctcataaatCTACAGCTCTCAAAGTGCCATACTGCCAAGATTATAATTATGACAAGAATGGATGCTAACCTTGAGTTTTGCGGTGATCTCTATTTGTCTGTCTCACCACAACTGACCTTATCCATGGGACAGTCGAGACACTCGGGGTTGCTGAGCCTCTAATGTTAAGCATGTGTGTCTATACAACAACTCTTAGTATTTCTTACTGCATGATTCTACAAGAATGATAATCACTCAAGCCACATATATTTATGGTAGGTCAATTGGAGAAAGCTCAATCTAATCACAaatagcagaagaagaagaagaaattgaacatGATGAACAACACCATTGCCTAACAGGGGGATTCATCAATCTGCAAGGAACTTTGTGACTTGAACAGTTAAAGGTTCGACGATATTGCGGTGCGTCATACTTTTGTGAAAATGCGAAAATAGAAAATACGTGCTAAAAAACCTAGCGTTTACCAacgtgcaacgcacgtgcactTCACTTGTTAAAAtaaggagagaaagaaattcCTCTCTATCTCCTCTACAACTCTGCCATCTGCAATTAGGTAATTCTTCTTTCAATTTTTTGCAACACCTTAGACTTAGGGTTATGTTCTTCTTATTTTCTATCGTCgaattgattttagggttttcagtcTTTAACTTAGTTTGGGGTATTTTATCATGTTATTCATATCGATTATGATTTTTCTATTTTCTGTCGATATTTGTGGTAGATTCATCTGCTTCATCGAGGTTTATGGTCAACAAGATGAACAACATGAAGCGAAAGTCTAGAGAAGAAAACATTTATGAATCAGATCGTCTGCAGCAAAAGACGCAACAGACTTTTGTCTTGGCCTATCCTTGTCACTACGCCCATGGCTCTGTGGGTGCTATCTTGACCAAATTTCAAAAATCagatttgaaaattataggtGAATTTGATATTCTATTCAGCAATTTGCTTCTTTGGTGTCAATTTCATGGGAATCTGAATAATAATTTTAAGTTAATGTGATCGACTAATAATGATTATAAGTTAATATGCTAacatgtttatttttcaattagaGATGAGGTGTATGGATGTGACTCGAAATTTCGCTCAGAAGCACGTCCGTAATATTGGATGGGATCCTGAGGCTTATGAAGATAATGTACCCTATGGGAACTGGGCCAACTACATAGCTTCGAACCCTGTCGTTGCTATGATTGTGGAGGGGAAAGGCGCTAgggataaagttcatgaattaatATCCGAAAAGCAACATCCCTTTTGGCGTGACGAGTAAGCTTAAAACTCTTTACTCCATTGTATTTCATAATAATCTTTTTCTTTCTAGTTTATGTTAGCCACCTTATGTATAATTAATTGTAAGGTGGGATCGGTTCTCTAGGATTTAGAATACTTGTACTTTTGGTTGGGTTTATTACTGACGAATATGGCATGTAGAAACTTGTCATTGCAGAAATATGATTATGTTCTTATTGAGTATCAATACCGAAACAACCTTTTCACCATACAAAATCACAGTTATACATAATCCATGATGCAGGTTATACCGAACCTCTTGTCCTGCATAGTAATGGATTTGCTGGACATCCATGGTGTACTGAAATGAGGTTGTTCACTGTTAAGTTTCAAAGAATATAGACTGAAGAATACATGGGGTACACTATGCGTGTTGCATCCGAATACTTTATATAACTGCAACCATCAGTGAGTCTCTCACTAGTCAAAACTCCGGTTTGTTTTAGTAGCGGGATTAACCCTTCTCTGACTTAAAAACGTGCAACTTGTTGGTAATCATTTGTATCTGACATTTTATTCAGCCCAGACTTTGAGCATGACACTTCATTTTTATTACAGTCTATACGCATGATGAAGTACTCTGTTCATGTGATTATTATTGCCACCAATTTAGAGAGCTCAGTTTATAAATGCTTTGTTTGCGTCATTAATCAGTCCCACTACTCGCTGACATATATTGCATGCATATATGCATAATCAAGCACCCAAAACATGATAGTTTAATATATTCTATATCAATTAAGTCTTACATATTCCACAATCACAAGCAAACATTTGAGATCCAGAGATGAAAGAGGGAGATGTCAATAAACATTGAGGAATTCAAAAAGATCTAATAGCCAACAATCACTAGCAAGAACAGGATCTGTTTAGAAGTTATGTCTTCGAATAAAACAGTAATTAGTTTACTGGAAATGTTGTAGGACAGTTATTGTGTTGCACATTTAATATAATGGTATAAAGCCTCTGCCTTACATAGGCTTCATATCTCCATTTTCTTCTCTGTGACAGGGGAGCGACGGGTTACACCAGCAGTTCACCTGATCAAGCTAAAATAGATATTGGTACCTGGTTCCGTTCCATcgacttagaaaaagaaatgaGAAACAGTAAAAGGGTGGTGTCTGTGCTTCCTGATAATGTACATGGCCCAGTGCACGAAATTGAACAAACATTTCGGAATATATACGAAGATGTTACAAAATTACCACCGTAAGTTGCTGTTTTTAGAGCTATGagtattttttaaataaaatttatcTGAGGCAACCACATCCATTCTAAATGTTCGAAAAGTTTCTGGATTTTGTCGTAAAATGGTATTCGCTTGTCTAGTAGGTAATATGTGACACCTTAGTTTACACAGGCTTTTTGTAGTGCTCCAAGTTATATATTTAGTACTTACAATAAGTAGTTTCACTTTGTGCTGATTAGTCGCTGATCTTTCAGGAAATTTACAGACTGGTTTTCCATATGTGTGTCCTCTTAATCAACCCTTTGGCTTTCCAAAGGTGTTGTGCTGGTCAAGTTTTGGATGCCATTCAGGCCAACTGTTCTAGCATAAGAGGTGTGCTAGTGACCCTGCATtgttggtttcatcttatttatgtaTTTAATGTTGATTTCATGCTTAAATTCTGGTTACACTCTTTGATTGAACTTTATATTAGGCATAAAGCTCGTGAGAAAGGCtgactatcctagcaatttatgGCCTACTCATTCTGCTCCCTCTGACTATGGTATTGCCGTTGTTGTTTGCGATCTCAAACCAAGCTTAACAATCACGCACGAGAATCCAGATAGCAAGTATATTAACTACATTAAAGGCGAGTTTATAATCGGAAGgtaaaaataatttttctttccTTATGATATAAATACAAACTGCTTCTTTTCTGACTTATAGCAAGCTTATTGCTTCATTTGTTTGGGCAGCAACTACATTCACCAAAGCGAGCCGGGGAAGGAGGTGTTGGAACATGCTACCAAAATTTTCAAATCTGGTTTCAGTGTTTGGGCATATCTGAATGGGTTTGACTTGGGTGGCTATATATCTGAGGTATCCTTAGTTGGTCTCGTGGAGTAATTTCGTTTacgtatgtttttttttattattactttGCCATTATTGTTTTCATTTCTGGGAGTGACAAATACGAGTCTGTATGTCTCAAACAATTATTTACTACTCTTTTAAATACAGTAAAGTTGAGCCTTTTTTACATACGAAGTAAGAGATGGATGCATCCGTGTTTCTTTGAAATATTGTGTTAAATCAGAAGGTAAAAGTGGCCATCTTGAAAGATAATTGTGAAGACTCAAACATCCGCAATCTTTGAAGAAGCCGATGGAAGATGCTGTCGAAGATAAGGTATTAACTTATGATGATGTGACAGCATCTTGGTTTAGATGACCCAACCAAGATCAGACTTACCTACCTGTCAtgactgggggggggggggggggggggggggggggaatccgGTAGATGAGTAGTAGCTTCGGTACTAGATGTTGATTCACTAAACACTACCATTGGACATCTGATATTTTGTATTACGAAGTCTTGGACATCCCTTTACCCGAGTTGCAAGATTTGAACTGTGAAGGTTGCATTCAATCATTCAACAAAAATTGATACGGTCGTTCATAGTATTAGACTTCCAAAACAAAGTACTGTTGCTAGCTTGATTAAGGTTCTGAAGACAAAGGTTGAGCTGTCTCGTCCAGATGCGGAACTaagataattttatttatttttatttctgaaaATTACTAGATTGAAAATAGGTATCGGAATATGATGCAATCTCCAAAACCTGATTTTAATGAAACTATCTACGttcagaaaaaccctaatttataacaACGTCGAAACACCTATGTTTTAATACTTCCAACCGTTGGATTATGCTATAATTTTGGTATGTGTTATATATAGTTCTTATTGAGTTaatgtaaaaatttcataaatatccaACCATGATAAACTCGAAAGTATGCGATATTCTCTATGTGTCCACATAAACGTAATCTGAAACAATCTTATGGCAATATACATAATATTTTCTAGTCGTTGGATTATCctaaaattttaatatgtttaaaaTAACATTAATATTAATTTATCGTACAAATTTCTTCTGCCCAAATAGATAAATTTGGTACCTCACCAACTGCAATGAGTTTGGTTTTAGAAGTGTTTAATTTTAAAACAACAATGAACTCAAAACAAG encodes:
- the LOC113348482 gene encoding uncharacterized protein LOC113348482, which produces MVNKMNNMKRKSREENIYESDRLQQKTQQTFVLAYPCHYAHGSVGAILTKFQKSDLKIIEMRCMDVTRNFAQKHVRNIGWDPEAYEDNVPYGNWANYIASNPVVAMIVEGKGARDKVHELISEKQHPFWRDEGATGYTSSSPDQAKIDIGTWFRSIDLEKEMRNSKRVVSVLPDNVHGPVHEIEQTFRNIYEDVTKLPPLVFHMCVLLINPLAFQRCCAGQVLDAIQANCSSIRGIKLVRKADYPSNLWPTHSAPSDYGIAVVVCDLKPSLTITHENPDSKYINYIKGEFIIGSNYIHQSEPGKEVLEHATKIFKSGFSVWAYLNGFDLGGYISEVSLVGLVE